The Pseudopipra pipra isolate bDixPip1 chromosome 6, bDixPip1.hap1, whole genome shotgun sequence genome includes a region encoding these proteins:
- the SLC25A47 gene encoding solute carrier family 25 member 47 isoform X1 — protein sequence MDFIAGAIGGGLSTAVGYPLDTVKVRIQTEKHYKGFWHCVQETYRTEKIWGFYKGVSASVLAVSAVSSVSFGTYKNFLCTICKLRYGAADAKPSKLDVSLAGAVAGAVRVVLTNPSEVAKVRMQTQRNPHPSVTSQPVSKPKYQGSLHCLKVITKEEGFGGLYKGCSALLCRDCSASAVYFLSYSALCDWLTPAGKDKPGFLVVLLSGGFAGVLAWGLATPMDVIKSRMQIDESDQHKYKGLIHCVRESVRKEGAKVLFKGLGLNCIRAFPVNMVVFVTYEAVLRFTDRYISKK from the exons GTGGCCTAAGCACAGCCGTGGGTTATCCACTGGACACAGTGAAG GTGAGAATTCAGACTGAGAAGCATTACAAAGGGTTTTGGCACTGTGTTCAAGAAACATACAGGACAGAAAAA ATTTGGGGATTTTACAAAGGTGTGTCTGCATCAGTCCTTGCCGTATCAGCagtttcttctgtttcctttggCACATACAAGAACTTCCTCTGTACAATCTGCAAGCTGCGATACGGGGCTGCAGATGCAAAGCCATCCAAGCTGGATGTTTCCCTTGCTGGAGCTGTTGCCGGTGCTGTCCGG GTTGTGTTGACAAACCCCAGTGAAGTGGCTAAAGTTCGGATGCAGACTCAGAGAAATCCACACCCTTCTGTCACATCTCAGCCTGTTTCCAAACCAAAGTACCAAGGGTCTCTGCACTGTCTGAAGGTGATCACCAAGGAGGaaggttttgggggtctctACAAGGGCTGCTCTGCATTACTCTGCAGGGATTGCTCTGCTTCTGCAGTATATTTCCTTTCCTattctgctctgtgtgactgGCTCACACCAGCTGGGAAAGATAAACCAG GTTTCCTCGTTGTGCTGCTTTCTGGGGGTTTTGCTGGAGTCCTGGCCTGGGGATTAGCTACTCCCATGGATGTCATCAAATCTCGGATGCAAATAGATGAATCGGACCAGCACAAGTACAAAGGCCTGATCCACTGTGTTAGGGAAAGTGTGAGAAAGGAGGGTGCAAAAGTGCTTTTCAAAGGACTGGGTTTAAACTGCATTCGTGCCTTTCCTGTGAACATGGTAGTGTTTGTAACGTATGAAGCTGTACTGAGATTTACAGATCGTTATATAAGCAAAAAATAG
- the SLC25A47 gene encoding solute carrier family 25 member 47 isoform X2 produces the protein MDFIAGAIGGGLSTAVGYPLDTVKIWGFYKGVSASVLAVSAVSSVSFGTYKNFLCTICKLRYGAADAKPSKLDVSLAGAVAGAVRVVLTNPSEVAKVRMQTQRNPHPSVTSQPVSKPKYQGSLHCLKVITKEEGFGGLYKGCSALLCRDCSASAVYFLSYSALCDWLTPAGKDKPGFLVVLLSGGFAGVLAWGLATPMDVIKSRMQIDESDQHKYKGLIHCVRESVRKEGAKVLFKGLGLNCIRAFPVNMVVFVTYEAVLRFTDRYISKK, from the exons GTGGCCTAAGCACAGCCGTGGGTTATCCACTGGACACAGTGAAG ATTTGGGGATTTTACAAAGGTGTGTCTGCATCAGTCCTTGCCGTATCAGCagtttcttctgtttcctttggCACATACAAGAACTTCCTCTGTACAATCTGCAAGCTGCGATACGGGGCTGCAGATGCAAAGCCATCCAAGCTGGATGTTTCCCTTGCTGGAGCTGTTGCCGGTGCTGTCCGG GTTGTGTTGACAAACCCCAGTGAAGTGGCTAAAGTTCGGATGCAGACTCAGAGAAATCCACACCCTTCTGTCACATCTCAGCCTGTTTCCAAACCAAAGTACCAAGGGTCTCTGCACTGTCTGAAGGTGATCACCAAGGAGGaaggttttgggggtctctACAAGGGCTGCTCTGCATTACTCTGCAGGGATTGCTCTGCTTCTGCAGTATATTTCCTTTCCTattctgctctgtgtgactgGCTCACACCAGCTGGGAAAGATAAACCAG GTTTCCTCGTTGTGCTGCTTTCTGGGGGTTTTGCTGGAGTCCTGGCCTGGGGATTAGCTACTCCCATGGATGTCATCAAATCTCGGATGCAAATAGATGAATCGGACCAGCACAAGTACAAAGGCCTGATCCACTGTGTTAGGGAAAGTGTGAGAAAGGAGGGTGCAAAAGTGCTTTTCAAAGGACTGGGTTTAAACTGCATTCGTGCCTTTCCTGTGAACATGGTAGTGTTTGTAACGTATGAAGCTGTACTGAGATTTACAGATCGTTATATAAGCAAAAAATAG
- the SLC25A47 gene encoding solute carrier family 25 member 47 isoform X3, producing MFLVREATGEHATSLVVLTNPSEVAKVRMQTQRNPHPSVTSQPVSKPKYQGSLHCLKVITKEEGFGGLYKGCSALLCRDCSASAVYFLSYSALCDWLTPAGKDKPGFLVVLLSGGFAGVLAWGLATPMDVIKSRMQIDESDQHKYKGLIHCVRESVRKEGAKVLFKGLGLNCIRAFPVNMVVFVTYEAVLRFTDRYISKK from the exons ATGTTTTTGGTCCGAGAGGCCACAGGGGAACATGCAACAAGTCTG GTTGTGTTGACAAACCCCAGTGAAGTGGCTAAAGTTCGGATGCAGACTCAGAGAAATCCACACCCTTCTGTCACATCTCAGCCTGTTTCCAAACCAAAGTACCAAGGGTCTCTGCACTGTCTGAAGGTGATCACCAAGGAGGaaggttttgggggtctctACAAGGGCTGCTCTGCATTACTCTGCAGGGATTGCTCTGCTTCTGCAGTATATTTCCTTTCCTattctgctctgtgtgactgGCTCACACCAGCTGGGAAAGATAAACCAG GTTTCCTCGTTGTGCTGCTTTCTGGGGGTTTTGCTGGAGTCCTGGCCTGGGGATTAGCTACTCCCATGGATGTCATCAAATCTCGGATGCAAATAGATGAATCGGACCAGCACAAGTACAAAGGCCTGATCCACTGTGTTAGGGAAAGTGTGAGAAAGGAGGGTGCAAAAGTGCTTTTCAAAGGACTGGGTTTAAACTGCATTCGTGCCTTTCCTGTGAACATGGTAGTGTTTGTAACGTATGAAGCTGTACTGAGATTTACAGATCGTTATATAAGCAAAAAATAG
- the WARS1 gene encoding tryptophan--tRNA ligase, cytoplasmic: protein MADSLNCDLKSLSPLQLFERVTEQGEKVRALKAGKAPKDEIDAAVRMLLSLKLSYKTTTGQDYQAGLPPKDLVLINNGTTKEEDEDLVDPWNVQTSNAKGVDYDKLIVRFGSSKIDTDLINRIERATGQKPHHFLRRGIFFSHRDMDQILDAYENKKSFYLYTGRGPSSQAMHVGHLIPFMFTKWLQEVFDVPLVIQLTDDEKYLWKDMTVEKAYEYAKENAKDIIACGFDINKTFIFSDLDYLGTSPGFYKNIVKVQKHVTFNQVKGIFGFTDSDCIGKISFPAIQAAPSFSSSFPQIFNGKENIQCLIPCAIDQDPYFRMTRDVAPRIGQPKPALLHSVFFPALQGAQTKMSASDPNSSIFLTDTPKQIKTKINKHAFSGGRDTIEEHRKYGGNCDVDVSFMYLTFFLEDDDRLEQLKQAYTSGELLTGELKKVLIETMQPLIAAHQERRKQVTDEVVKQFMTPRKLAFEF from the exons ATGGCTGATAGTCTGAACTGTGATTTGAAGTCTCTGAGTCCTCTTCAGCTGTTTGAAAGAGTAACTGAACAAGGAGAGAAAGTCAGAGCattgaaagcaggaaaagcacCAAAG GATGAAATTGATGCAGCAGTAAGGATGCTATTATCATTAAAACTGTCATATAAAACAACAACAGGACAAGATTATCAGGCAGGCTTGCCTCCAAAAGATCTTGTATTAATAAACAATGGTACAACTAAAGAAGAGGATGAGGATTTGGTAGATCCCTGGAATGTGCAGACGTCAAACGCTAAAGGCGTGGATTATGACAAGCTCATAG TTCGATTTGGCAGCAGTAAAATCGACACAGATCTGATCAATCGAATAGAAAGAGCTACTGGGCAAAAACCTCACCACTTTCTACGTAGAGGaatctttttttctcacag AGATATGGACCAAATACTCGATGCTTATGAAAATAAGAAGTCCTTTTACCTCTATACAGGCAGAGGGCCATCCTCTCAGGCAATGCATGTTGGTCATCTTATCCCATTTATGTTCACAAA GTGGCTGCAAGAAGTATTTGATGTTCCCTTAGTTATACAGTTAACTGATGATGAGAAATACCTTTGGAAGGACATGACAGTTGAGAAAGCATATGAATATgctaaagaaaatgcaaaagacATCATCGCTTGTGGTTTTGACATCAATAAAACGTTTATATTTTCGGATTTAGACTATTTAGG gacAAGTCCTGGATTCTACAAAAACATTGTCAAGGTTCAGAAGCATGTTACCTTTAACCAAGTGAAAGGAATCTTTGGCTTTACAGACAGTGATTGCATTG GTAAGATCAGCTTTCCTGCTATTCAAGCTGCCCCATCCTTCAGTTCATCATTTCCACAGATCTTCAATGGCAAGGAGAACATTCAGTGTCTTATCCCATGTGCTATCGATCAG GATCCTTATTTTAGAATGACACGGGATGTAGCACCTAGAATTGGACAGCCTAAACCAGCCTTACTTCACTCAGTCTTCTTCCCAGCCTTACAAGGAGCCCAGACCAAAATGAGTGCTAGTGACCCAAACTCGTCCATCTTCCTCACTGATACACCCAAACAAATCAAGACAAAG ATTAACAAGCACGCCTTCTCTGGAGGCAGAGATACTATTGAGGAGCACAGGAAGTACGGAGGGAACTGTGACGTTGATGTGTCTTTTATGTACCTGACATTCTTCCTGGAAGATGATGACAGGCTCGAACAACTGAAGCAG GCCTACACCAGTGGGGAATTGCTCACAGGGGAGCTGAAGAAGGTACTTATTGAAACAATGCAGCCCTTGATAGCAGCTCATcaagaaagaaggaagcagGTCACAGATGAAGTTGTGAAGCAATTCATGACTCCACGGAAGCTAGCCTTTGAATTTTGA